A portion of the Leptospira licerasiae serovar Varillal str. VAR 010 genome contains these proteins:
- a CDS encoding glycosyltransferase family 2 protein: MAESVKTKEPSSSKKKKSKQKPPLSRNEVRERFLKKLSVAIITYNEEANIGDCIKSCRDIADEIIVLDSNSTDKTKEISESFPEVKFSSQNFKGHVEQKNDAISLCKNEWILSLDADERLSEELKDSLRTFLESPEDPSLNGLKVSRLTFHMGRFIRFSGWYPQTKYRIIRKSKSTWTGENPHDYLVVEGKGKKIKGDILHYSFADLSQQVDTINKFSSIVSWTRWKKNKNFSLARTIIKPFGKFVEIYFFKLGFLDGFPGFTIAISSAYSTFLKEAKVYELGKKLIERPSNLRKDYGK, from the coding sequence ATGGCAGAATCCGTTAAAACCAAGGAACCTTCTTCCTCAAAAAAAAAGAAATCCAAACAAAAACCTCCTCTCAGTAGAAACGAGGTCCGGGAAAGATTCCTAAAAAAACTTTCAGTTGCGATCATTACTTATAATGAAGAAGCGAATATCGGGGACTGCATTAAATCATGCAGAGACATTGCGGACGAGATAATCGTTTTAGATTCAAATAGTACGGATAAGACCAAAGAGATTAGTGAGTCCTTTCCCGAAGTAAAGTTTTCCTCACAAAATTTTAAGGGACATGTAGAACAGAAGAATGATGCGATCTCTCTCTGTAAGAACGAATGGATCCTATCCCTGGATGCCGACGAACGTCTGAGCGAAGAGCTTAAGGATTCTCTTAGAACATTTTTGGAAAGTCCCGAAGATCCTTCCTTGAACGGACTCAAAGTTTCCAGACTTACGTTTCATATGGGAAGGTTTATCCGTTTCTCCGGATGGTATCCTCAGACCAAATATCGTATTATCCGAAAATCCAAGTCAACATGGACCGGAGAAAATCCTCACGACTATTTGGTAGTAGAGGGAAAAGGTAAAAAGATAAAAGGGGATATCCTGCACTATAGTTTTGCGGACCTTTCACAACAAGTGGATACTATTAATAAGTTCTCTTCTATCGTTTCCTGGACCCGTTGGAAGAAGAATAAAAACTTTTCCCTGGCTCGCACGATCATCAAACCTTTCGGAAAATTCGTAGAGATCTACTTTTTCAAACTTGGGTTCTTGGACGGATTTCCTGGATTTACGATCGCCATATCTTCCGCATATTCCACTTTTCTAAAAGAAGCAAAGGTCTACGAATTAGGGAAAAAATTGATAGAACGCCCTTCTAATCTCCGAAAAGATTACGGGAAATAA
- a CDS encoding FHA domain-containing protein, translating to MKIPLKLQNLMIRSFFIHFLILAAFVYPSFVGAESIHLEEYDISRYPKVELKLKTGKGVSLDQEILTVAEQKENRSRRVVGPLKIHRPEGTRPIHIYLITQMTNSFDHNVQATEILKTIVERADSADRFSFVFFTDDVFFSKDDLNKSDALKEAKVPGGKSNRNTSANLDYVFQKISPRLKDTDYILTIFYDQDLIPSNEAQNGEYTPNIPIQVLSYPSNGAKFLAKRYGGTFYSLNSPDFRTQVFGDLDYFRKEPWSLVYESPFQDEWQFQGSGNLEVELETRNSRRLSFSYDLPFRTRLAVFLLHPSIFLPSFTFLLVLTLVALIVVLKKGKKHLPEGSVSAEERLHTIEFEQDAYRKMYGNQYQLVYSEEDRIETERAAPVALKEFEQGESYEKATLVFKEGRNPGKQYSLARAETNIGNSDLCDLVLYEQSVSKNHARIRKVRNRYILYDLVSESGTFLNGKKILRPRILYDFDEIGIGKALLVFRGK from the coding sequence ATGAAAATCCCGCTTAAATTGCAAAACCTTATGATCCGATCCTTCTTCATACACTTTCTGATCTTAGCGGCTTTCGTATATCCTTCGTTTGTCGGGGCGGAAAGTATACATTTAGAAGAATATGATATTTCCAGATATCCTAAAGTAGAATTGAAACTGAAGACAGGTAAGGGAGTATCCTTGGATCAGGAAATACTCACTGTCGCCGAACAAAAAGAAAATCGTTCTAGAAGAGTGGTTGGCCCTCTCAAGATCCATAGACCTGAAGGCACAAGACCGATCCATATTTATCTGATCACTCAGATGACGAACTCCTTCGATCATAATGTACAAGCCACAGAGATCTTAAAGACAATTGTAGAAAGAGCGGATTCCGCAGATAGGTTCAGCTTCGTATTTTTTACGGATGATGTGTTCTTCTCCAAAGACGACTTAAACAAATCTGACGCTTTGAAAGAAGCGAAGGTCCCAGGCGGGAAATCCAATCGGAATACTTCTGCCAACCTGGACTATGTTTTCCAAAAGATCTCTCCTCGTCTAAAAGATACCGATTATATTCTGACCATCTTTTATGACCAGGACCTTATCCCTTCCAACGAGGCTCAGAATGGGGAATATACTCCGAATATTCCTATCCAAGTTCTTTCTTATCCATCCAATGGTGCAAAGTTTTTGGCCAAAAGATACGGTGGGACATTCTATTCATTAAATAGCCCTGATTTTAGGACCCAAGTTTTCGGAGACCTGGATTATTTCAGAAAAGAACCATGGTCCCTGGTGTATGAGTCTCCTTTCCAAGACGAATGGCAGTTCCAAGGAAGCGGAAATTTGGAAGTAGAACTGGAGACCAGAAATTCCAGACGACTCAGCTTTTCTTATGATCTTCCCTTCCGTACAAGACTTGCAGTTTTCTTATTACACCCTTCTATCTTTCTTCCTAGTTTTACATTCTTATTAGTTCTTACTTTGGTAGCTTTGATCGTAGTTTTGAAAAAAGGAAAAAAACATCTTCCGGAAGGAAGTGTAAGCGCAGAAGAAAGACTTCATACTATTGAATTCGAACAAGACGCTTATCGCAAAATGTACGGAAACCAATACCAGTTGGTTTATTCGGAAGAAGATAGGATCGAAACGGAAAGGGCTGCCCCAGTTGCTCTAAAAGAATTCGAACAAGGAGAATCCTATGAAAAGGCAACCCTTGTATTTAAAGAAGGAAGAAATCCAGGGAAACAATACTCCCTAGCACGAGCTGAGACCAATATCGGGAATTCAGACCTATGTGATCTGGTCTTATACGAACAATCTGTCAGTAAAAATCATGCTAGGATCAGAAAAGTCCGCAATCGGTATATTTTGTACGATTTGGTCTCCGAATCCGGGACCTTCTTGAATGGTAAAAAAATTTTGAGACCTAGGATCTTGTACGATTTTGATGAGATAGGGATAGGCAAGGCTCTACTCGTTTTCCGAGGCAAGTAA
- a CDS encoding LBBP_01157 family protein — protein MAKGKQKSGFWNKLFFWRKKKTVSTGSEKEPVRESRGYTWELKDLREKADRFFVTRKKPSGIVFESPALKLTKNNRNLFRLEGKEKSGREYSLVVSTGNYLTEQGGKISGVIFLGEADLNRLLSGDHKSLKSILSGINTPNWDEESWAVLQEEPDLKRSVDSWKEILSWEPIWKQQILINLRPSTIAVLLVFLGKEFEDVFQANSSERVKQIVSKELYFLNVSGNRNSPHSENLTLYEFDSAKRDFEFVLNKIRSKKDK, from the coding sequence ATGGCCAAGGGCAAACAAAAATCAGGTTTTTGGAATAAACTCTTTTTCTGGAGAAAGAAAAAGACAGTCTCTACTGGATCCGAAAAGGAACCGGTTAGAGAGAGTCGCGGTTATACTTGGGAGCTAAAAGACCTGAGGGAAAAAGCGGACCGCTTTTTTGTGACCCGTAAAAAACCTTCCGGTATTGTTTTCGAAAGTCCGGCCCTAAAACTGACTAAAAATAACCGCAATCTATTTCGTTTAGAGGGTAAGGAAAAATCCGGAAGAGAATATTCCTTAGTAGTCTCTACAGGCAACTATCTAACGGAGCAAGGCGGAAAGATCAGTGGAGTGATTTTTTTAGGAGAAGCGGACTTAAACAGACTTTTGAGCGGAGATCATAAGAGTCTAAAAAGTATCTTATCCGGAATTAACACCCCGAATTGGGATGAGGAATCTTGGGCGGTATTGCAAGAAGAACCGGATCTAAAACGTTCAGTTGATTCTTGGAAAGAGATCTTGAGTTGGGAACCGATTTGGAAGCAGCAAATATTGATCAATCTCAGGCCGAGCACAATCGCAGTATTATTGGTATTTTTAGGAAAAGAATTCGAGGATGTTTTCCAGGCGAATTCTTCCGAGAGAGTGAAACAGATCGTTTCTAAAGAACTTTACTTTTTGAATGTAAGCGGAAACAGGAATTCTCCGCATTCCGAAAATTTGACACTGTATGAATTCGATTCCGCCAAACGGGACTTTGAATTTGTGCTCAACAAAATTCGGTCTAAAAAGGATAAATGA
- a CDS encoding ATP-binding cassette domain-containing protein, whose protein sequence is MERDRPTETILSVQDLTVKIGSSHILKNFDFQISKKEIHALVGESGSGKSTFANTVLGLLPQDASVTWKKFSLFSENIPSGDFSLWKNWRGKRISLIPQTAAIGLHPFLSIGSQILEYFSLIQPEFAKEETCIRLLKEFGLSDPKTAWKARPHQLSGGERQRILVLLSVYSGAELILADEPTSALDPTTGKSILDLLRTRVKDLGAGLLFISHDLSSARELADTITVMKSGEKLETLKSPNGAWEPHLEYSRKLFTLDENPA, encoded by the coding sequence TTGGAGAGGGATCGCCCAACCGAAACAATTCTTTCTGTACAAGATCTGACTGTAAAAATTGGATCTTCTCATATTCTTAAAAACTTCGATTTCCAAATTTCTAAAAAAGAAATCCATGCTTTGGTAGGAGAATCCGGAAGCGGAAAATCCACTTTTGCAAATACTGTTCTTGGGCTTTTGCCGCAAGACGCTTCCGTAACATGGAAAAAATTTTCGCTCTTCTCTGAAAACATCCCAAGCGGAGATTTTTCCCTCTGGAAAAATTGGCGAGGAAAACGGATCAGTCTCATCCCTCAAACCGCTGCAATAGGTCTTCATCCCTTTTTAAGCATTGGGTCTCAGATCTTGGAATATTTTTCTTTGATCCAACCGGAGTTCGCTAAGGAAGAAACCTGTATCCGTTTATTAAAAGAATTCGGACTTTCCGATCCAAAAACGGCATGGAAGGCGAGGCCACATCAACTTTCCGGCGGAGAAAGACAGAGAATTTTAGTATTACTTTCGGTGTATTCCGGAGCGGAGCTGATTTTGGCAGACGAGCCCACGTCCGCTCTAGATCCGACCACGGGAAAGTCGATCCTGGATCTATTAAGGACCAGAGTGAAAGATCTGGGAGCAGGGCTTCTATTTATCAGCCATGATCTTAGTTCTGCCAGGGAGTTAGCCGATACTATAACTGTGATGAAAAGCGGAGAAAAATTGGAGACCCTAAAAAGTCCAAATGGGGCTTGGGAGCCGCATTTGGAGTATTCCAGAAAACTGTTTACTTTGGATGAAAATCCCGCTTAA
- the leuC gene encoding 3-isopropylmalate dehydratase large subunit, whose protein sequence is MKTMFEKIWEDHLVGEMDGGSYLIYIDRHLIHEVTSPQAFDGIRMAGRKVRRPEATFATMDHNVSTRIRDLELADPISANQMKTLIKNCNENGITLYDLNHPDQGIIHVIAPEMGLTHPGMTIVCGDSHTSTHGAFGALAFGIGTSEVEHVLATQTLMQRRAKTMEIRVDGQLSPHVTAKDIVLAIIGKIGTGGATGYVIEYRGSAISSLSMEARMTVCNMSIEAGARAGLIAPDQVTFDYLKGKDFAPKGAEWDLAVQRWKRYVTDEGAKFDTSVVLKAEEIAPQVTWGTSPGQVVPVTGIVPDPKDAPDAVEKTSIENALKYMDLKPGQKMEDVFVNKVFIGSCTNSRIEDLRVAASTVKGKKVSSKVQAIVVPGSGRVKRQAEAEGLDKIFVEAGFEWRQPGCSMCLAMNDDVLQPGDRCASTSNRNFEGRQGKGGRTHLVGPAMAAAAAVEGHFVDIRNWK, encoded by the coding sequence ATGAAAACAATGTTCGAAAAAATCTGGGAAGACCATTTGGTCGGTGAAATGGACGGAGGGTCCTATCTAATTTATATAGACCGACATTTGATCCATGAGGTTACAAGTCCCCAGGCTTTCGACGGCATACGAATGGCAGGCAGAAAGGTCCGTCGTCCCGAAGCTACATTCGCTACCATGGACCATAACGTTTCCACTCGGATCCGTGATCTGGAATTGGCTGATCCAATCTCTGCCAATCAGATGAAAACTCTTATCAAGAATTGTAATGAGAACGGTATTACTCTTTATGACTTAAACCATCCGGACCAGGGGATCATCCATGTGATCGCTCCTGAGATGGGACTCACTCATCCGGGGATGACCATAGTTTGTGGTGACTCCCACACTTCTACTCACGGAGCTTTTGGTGCTCTTGCTTTTGGGATCGGAACTTCCGAAGTGGAGCATGTGCTTGCTACCCAAACTCTTATGCAAAGAAGAGCAAAGACGATGGAGATCAGAGTGGATGGCCAACTTTCTCCTCATGTAACCGCTAAGGATATCGTTCTTGCGATCATAGGAAAGATCGGGACCGGTGGGGCAACCGGATACGTTATCGAATACAGAGGTTCCGCAATTTCTTCCTTAAGTATGGAAGCTCGTATGACTGTTTGTAATATGTCTATCGAGGCAGGCGCAAGAGCAGGACTCATCGCACCGGACCAAGTCACTTTCGATTATTTGAAAGGTAAAGATTTCGCTCCTAAAGGTGCAGAATGGGATCTTGCAGTCCAAAGATGGAAACGTTATGTGACAGATGAGGGAGCAAAATTCGATACTAGCGTAGTATTGAAAGCCGAAGAGATTGCTCCTCAAGTAACTTGGGGAACTTCTCCTGGACAAGTAGTTCCTGTGACAGGTATCGTTCCGGATCCTAAGGACGCACCGGATGCAGTAGAAAAGACGAGTATTGAAAACGCACTCAAATATATGGACCTAAAGCCTGGTCAAAAGATGGAAGATGTCTTTGTGAATAAGGTATTCATCGGTTCTTGCACAAACTCTAGGATCGAAGACTTAAGGGTGGCCGCTTCTACCGTAAAAGGTAAGAAAGTTTCCAGCAAGGTCCAGGCAATCGTTGTTCCCGGATCCGGAAGAGTAAAACGCCAAGCTGAAGCGGAAGGATTGGATAAAATTTTTGTAGAGGCAGGCTTTGAATGGAGACAACCAGGTTGTTCCATGTGCCTTGCGATGAACGACGACGTTTTACAACCGGGAGACAGATGTGCTTCCACTTCCAATCGTAACTTCGAAGGAAGACAAGGTAAAGGTGGAAGAACTCACCTAGTCGGTCCTGCAATGGCAGCAGCTGCCGCAGTCGAAGGACATTTTGTAGATATTCGGAATTGGAAATAA
- the gmhA gene encoding D-sedoheptulose 7-phosphate isomerase, which produces MNLKEIASKQIQDSIETKKAVLDTLLPGIEEAGKLASEVLKKGNTILFCGNGGSSCDASHIAAELVVRYKSGNERRALPALALNADSAVLTACSNDYGYEFVFSRQVEAFGKPGDLLVGLSTSGNSKNVIAAMESAKKIGMKTISFLGGDGGKMKGMADLDLIIPRKETARIQESHILIGHILCSIVEYELFQLG; this is translated from the coding sequence ATGAACTTAAAAGAGATTGCATCCAAACAGATCCAGGACTCCATCGAGACCAAAAAAGCGGTATTGGATACACTACTTCCGGGGATCGAAGAAGCAGGAAAACTCGCTTCAGAAGTATTAAAAAAAGGGAATACAATTCTATTTTGTGGAAACGGCGGTTCTTCTTGTGACGCTTCTCATATCGCAGCGGAACTCGTGGTACGATACAAATCCGGGAACGAAAGAAGAGCACTTCCTGCATTGGCATTGAATGCAGACTCGGCGGTTCTGACAGCTTGTTCCAATGATTATGGATACGAGTTTGTGTTTTCTCGTCAGGTGGAAGCTTTTGGAAAACCGGGAGATCTTTTGGTTGGACTTTCTACAAGCGGGAATTCTAAAAACGTGATCGCAGCAATGGAGTCTGCAAAAAAGATCGGGATGAAAACGATCTCTTTTTTAGGCGGAGACGGCGGAAAGATGAAGGGTATGGCGGATCTGGATCTGATCATTCCCAGAAAAGAAACTGCACGTATCCAAGAATCTCATATCTTGATCGGTCATATCCTTTGTTCGATCGTAGAATACGAACTTTTTCAGTTAGGATAA